A single region of the Rhodococcus sp. W8901 genome encodes:
- a CDS encoding enoyl-CoA hydratase/isomerase family protein, with translation MSDVLVEIVDGVAVLTLDRPQQRNAFTGAMGRTLGDLYRALDADDDVRVLVLTGTPPAFCAGADLTAGTDTFAAPTHDGFSASPVNPPAFDLRKPVIAAVNGHAIGIGLTLAMQADIRIVADDAKYAIPQVRRGVVPDAMSHWTVPRAAGMAAAAEILLTGRTFDGPEAVRLGIASRSLPADEVLPAALAMARDIATNVAPMSAALSKRLLWDTARYGFSPERVAEFETELHHRVMGSADASEGVRAFLDRRDPDWSARVSTDWKELPWE, from the coding sequence GTGAGCGACGTCCTGGTCGAGATCGTCGACGGCGTGGCGGTTCTCACGCTCGACCGGCCGCAGCAGCGCAACGCGTTCACCGGGGCCATGGGACGCACGCTCGGCGATCTCTACCGCGCCCTGGACGCCGACGACGACGTCCGAGTCCTGGTGCTCACCGGAACCCCGCCGGCGTTCTGTGCCGGGGCCGACCTCACCGCCGGCACGGACACCTTCGCCGCACCCACCCACGACGGGTTCTCCGCGTCGCCGGTGAACCCGCCGGCCTTCGACCTCCGCAAACCGGTGATCGCCGCGGTGAACGGCCACGCCATCGGTATCGGCCTCACCCTCGCGATGCAGGCCGACATCCGCATCGTGGCCGACGACGCCAAGTACGCGATCCCGCAGGTGCGGCGGGGGGTGGTCCCGGATGCGATGTCGCACTGGACCGTTCCGCGTGCGGCCGGGATGGCCGCGGCCGCCGAGATCCTGCTGACCGGGCGCACCTTCGACGGCCCGGAGGCGGTGCGGCTGGGAATCGCGAGCCGATCCCTGCCCGCCGACGAGGTGCTCCCCGCGGCGCTGGCGATGGCGCGGGACATCGCCACCAACGTCGCACCGATGTCGGCGGCGCTGTCGAAGCGACTGCTGTGGGACACCGCGCGGTACGGATTCTCCCCGGAACGGGTGGCCGAGTTCGAGACCGAGCTCCACCACCGCGTGATGGGCAGCGCCGACGCGTCCGAGGGTGTGCGCGCATTTCTCGACCGGCGCGACCCGGACTGGTCCGCGCGCGTGTCGACCGACTGGAAGGAACTGCCTTGGGAATGA
- a CDS encoding SDR family NAD(P)-dependent oxidoreductase translates to MNGFGPDTTTDEVLAGIDLRGRTAVVTGATSGLGTETARALAASGAAVILAARDGTAAAAVADRIRGEIPDAELHAVAVDLADVRTVRAAARRIDEIGRPLDLLLNNAGVMYTPFGRTADGFELQFGTNHLGHFLLTTLLLPHLQDGARRSGTPARVVTVSSDAHRAHAVDLGDPNFVERPYDKFVAYAQSKAANVLMTVELQHRYADSGIQAFAVHPGVCATGLSRYMSRDDFAEMKRMSAGKPGLLANLKSIPAAAATSVWAATSADLDGAGGAYLADCGIGRASAHAADPVTAAALWELSERLTAR, encoded by the coding sequence ATGAACGGTTTCGGGCCCGATACCACGACCGACGAGGTCCTCGCCGGGATCGACCTGCGCGGGCGAACCGCGGTGGTGACCGGTGCGACCAGCGGGCTCGGCACGGAGACCGCCCGTGCGCTGGCGGCCTCCGGTGCAGCAGTGATCCTGGCGGCCCGCGACGGTACCGCGGCGGCAGCCGTCGCCGATCGGATCCGAGGCGAGATCCCGGACGCCGAACTGCATGCCGTCGCCGTCGATCTGGCCGACGTGCGCACTGTCCGAGCGGCGGCCCGGCGCATCGACGAGATCGGGAGGCCCCTGGATCTGCTGCTCAACAACGCCGGGGTGATGTACACGCCGTTCGGGCGCACCGCCGACGGGTTCGAGCTGCAGTTCGGCACCAATCACCTGGGCCACTTCCTGCTGACCACCCTGTTGTTGCCACACTTGCAGGACGGGGCCCGACGCTCGGGGACACCCGCCCGGGTGGTGACGGTGTCGTCCGACGCGCACCGGGCCCACGCCGTCGATCTGGGGGACCCGAACTTCGTGGAGCGTCCCTACGACAAGTTCGTCGCGTACGCACAGTCCAAGGCCGCCAACGTCCTCATGACCGTCGAACTCCAGCATCGCTACGCAGACAGTGGTATCCAGGCGTTCGCGGTGCACCCGGGGGTGTGCGCGACGGGTCTGTCGCGGTACATGTCCCGCGACGACTTCGCGGAGATGAAGCGGATGAGTGCCGGAAAGCCCGGCCTGCTCGCGAATCTCAAATCGATCCCGGCCGCGGCGGCCACCTCGGTGTGGGCCGCGACGTCCGCCGACCTGGACGGCGCGGGCGGGGCGTACCTCGCCGACTGCGGCATCGGCCGGGCGTCGGCCCATGCCGCCGACCCGGTCACCGCGGCCGCGCTGTGGGAGCTGTCGGAACGCCTGACGGCCCGCTGA
- a CDS encoding SDR family NAD(P)-dependent oxidoreductase codes for MIDKTKYGPWAVIAGGSEGVGEEFAVQLAEAGLNLVLLARKPEPLEATAEKARAKGVEVRTLSVDLTAADMLDQIRSVTDDLEVGLLVYNAGANTYGHEFVTGDLDRFQQVIDLNITGQLELVQHFGAPMKDRRRGGLLLVGSMAGFLGSAQISIYAGVKSFCRTFAEGLWLEMREYDVDVLEMVLGVTRTPAMARAGLNMDIPGLNVSEPADVAAQALANLSNGPVVVAKGNEGAVEKRSGGNRAELLLAAQAASKAMLPPESK; via the coding sequence ATGATCGACAAGACCAAGTACGGGCCGTGGGCCGTCATCGCGGGCGGCTCGGAGGGCGTCGGCGAGGAGTTCGCCGTCCAACTCGCGGAGGCCGGTCTGAACCTGGTGCTGCTGGCGCGCAAGCCGGAGCCGCTCGAGGCGACCGCGGAGAAGGCCCGAGCCAAGGGCGTCGAGGTCCGGACGCTGTCCGTGGATCTGACCGCGGCGGACATGCTCGACCAGATCCGCAGTGTCACCGACGATCTCGAGGTGGGACTGCTGGTCTACAACGCCGGCGCCAACACCTACGGCCACGAGTTCGTCACCGGCGACCTCGACCGCTTCCAGCAGGTCATCGATCTCAACATCACCGGCCAGCTCGAGCTCGTCCAGCACTTCGGCGCACCGATGAAGGACCGCCGGCGCGGCGGTCTCCTGCTGGTCGGTTCGATGGCGGGATTCCTCGGCTCCGCCCAGATCAGCATCTACGCAGGTGTGAAGTCGTTCTGCCGCACCTTCGCCGAGGGCCTGTGGCTCGAGATGCGCGAGTACGACGTCGACGTCCTCGAGATGGTCCTCGGTGTCACCCGGACCCCCGCGATGGCCCGCGCCGGGCTGAACATGGACATCCCCGGCCTGAACGTCTCCGAGCCCGCGGACGTGGCGGCGCAGGCTCTCGCAAACCTGTCGAACGGCCCGGTGGTGGTCGCGAAGGGCAACGAGGGCGCGGTGGAGAAGCGCAGTGGTGGCAACCGGGCCGAACTGCTGCTCGCCGCCCAGGCCGCATCGAAGGCGATGCTGCCGCCGGAATCCAAGTAA